TGAATCAAGAAACCCAAAGCGATTGGCATGAGATGACCAaattaacaactttcaaatattaatgtgattaaaaacaacttttaaaagctTTGTTTAAACTGTAACATTCTGAATGAGGGGATTTGTTGGCTTCAGGCTGTGTAccataacacatacacacacaaatgagtaaTAAGTATCATgtataaaagataaataatcccCCCTGTATATTCAGATGGGAATAATGCCTACTTCTCAAGAGGAACAGAGGCAGATACAATCACTAACCCCAGAGGGAAAAACAAGCAAGGCTGGTAAAAGGACAAGAAGTCCTGTGCCCTGGGCATGCAATGGAGAGGGCCTTTGGAGGCTGCAGACTCCGTGACGTCCAGGCCAGATGGGAACTTGAGTGGATGTCAAGGCGTGTGGGGAGGGTTCTCCAAAGCTGGAGAAAATAAAGGGAGCCAAGACATCGAGTCACAGAACTACTGCCTGTTCAGAAGACAGTGGAGTACTAGTTTAGGGTGAAGGGATGTAATCTAATAAGAGATTGTAAacagcagagaaaggaaatcCTCATCCAATGAGGGCCAGACACAATGCTGGTCTGTATTTTTCAACAGCAGTTCAAGAGAAAATCCGAGGTGGCCTGTATGACCAACAAGAGGGTAAACTATcttcccaaacactgaggctctaCATGCTCTACATGGAAGTCCCCAAGGCCACCCTGcagcccaccctcccacccccagggccccAGTCCCTTGGAATCGACACCATTCATTAGCAAGAACCTCCCTCAATGGAAAGTTATGCTctaaaaacacaaagcaaaactcAAAACTCAGAGATGATCACAGCCAGCTTTAACCCTCATATTTCACTTGTGCCCCAGCTGTCATGCTACTGAGAACAGGGTCTGCCCCGTTCCTTAAATCAACTCATTACTACACAATGTACACAATTAAGCATGTTGCTGCTCCTACCATGCCCCTCCCCTCAAAGTAAATAAACACTACACAAATACAAACTTAGCCCAAACAAAAGTCAACATCGACCCAACAGCACTACTGGATTACCACAGCACTCACTCACTGTGGCATGGTAACACTACACTAACCTATTTACAAAGTATCATTCTGAGGCTCTGGAAGCATTACAAACATTGTTACATTAGATTCCTCTTCTTGAGGTAGTTCAAAGTATTGAAACAGCAAACTTATGTATTTTTACATACTGCCACTGAAGGGTAAATtaacataaaaaggaatatgtaaGTGGCATCACTTTAACAGCCTAAACTTTGCTAAAGTCAAAACAATATACTTGGTTTTACCAAAGCAACACATATTTTATAAAGTACTTGAGAAATAACGCTTATAAAAATAGGGGAAAATTTTAGGTGGGAGCATAAAACTGAAATCACCCCATTCTCTGGCAGAGCTCTCCCCACATGTCATGTCTACAAGAACTGATGTCTGGCAAAACCGTGTCTGGGCTGACTCATCTGCCAGCTCACTCTCTGGCTGGCTTTTCCTCAGGTCTGCTTCACTGGTGCAGGGATGTTTGCAGACGCCTGCTCGAGGTAGGCCAGGGATCCCTGAGGGATTTCGGCTGGCTTTTTGTGCTGCACATTGATGTCCTCCAGCACCTGCTGCCAATGCCTCAGTTTTGTTAAGTGCTTCTGGACCAGAGCATCCTTCCGCTGTAATTCGTTCCTTAATTCTGAGACATCCTACAAATGAAAGCAATGAAGTCAGACAAAACTCATGAAGAATGAACACAGTTCCTGATTAGTTAAGAGCATTAAGAAGTAAATTCAAAACAAAGACTCAACTAAACCATACCAAGCCCATTAACTGTTTGGCTGCATAATATGAATAACCCAAAGCAACTCTTCCCATGAAAGGTGGCTGCTTAacactgagtttttatttttaatccacttTCTTTTAATAATTCATACACAAGTTACAAAATTCCAAAGTCTCCAAGTGTAGCCAAAAAGAAACCAGTCTCTTTTCCATCCTGGTCCCCAGACCCCCAGTATCTCTGTTCAAAGGTGACTGCTGAGAATCTAAAACACTGACAATCTGAAACACATGTTAACTGTTTAAAAGACTCTACAACCACTGTTCTAGCACTTCAGTTTATGAAGTGCTAAAACCtcattttaatgagttttttcATGAACACCAATATTAAAATTCTGTATTAAGACCTCCCTTGAACACACCTAGATCATTACTCAGGTATTCAAAGCAGGAAATGATCTGCTATGGTGACCTGTAAGAGCAGCACCTTCTCAACAGCTGGTATCAAtgaataaaaagaacatttttgacTAATTACTCAGATTGTGAGAACAGTTACTtcaaaactgcaaaaaaaaaaaaaaaaaaaaaaaaaaaccacacaaccCAATCATCCCAACTTAAGTGTTTCTCACTGGGGGCATCACTGGAGTTTTGGGGCAGGAAGAGACTTCCGTCTTCCACACTGCAAGGGGCAGGCCCTGGCCCAACCCCCTAATGCCATTACTGGCTACCCCAACACACTTCCAAATACCCCGGTTTCAAACAACTGTGATAAATGAAATCCAGAGTTTCAAGAACTCTGAGACAGAACGTTTACTTTTTGACTTCTTGAACAAAATTTGCCAGAGTCCTTCCTGTGTGTAAAGCACCAGGGACATGCAGATCAGTTCCTGTCCAAAATGAGCTTACCATCTACATTCAATGGCTTTTCACATCTTTTCAAGCAGTAGAAccttttttgtttaaaagaaaaatcttccatGAAAGCCAGTGTATGAAACAAGGGCAGCCAGCTGCTTGTTTGAAGCCCCGCTTTCCACCCCTACCACCCAGCTCCACTACCTGCCCAGGTTGTCATGAACACGGACAAGCAACACCACCTCACACTCAAGCCACAAAGCCCCGCTACACCTAGTGGGCAAATGCAGCCTCTCAGCTGAAGCATGACTGGGATTCTGACATCTGCTCTTCCTTAAAAGTTGGGGGGAAAACCGAGCTCGTACCTCTTTGATAACTTGCTCTGGTTTCTGGACAGATAACTGCAACCTTTTTTGTAGGAAAAAACATTCTGTCTGTCTTGCAATATCTAGAAATTTCTGGATACACTGATCAACACcttagaaaaaaagatcaaaatattaaataaagaaaaacactagACACATATATCTCCCTCATAAATGAACAGTCAGAATATCAAAACAGCACATTCTCATAGATATAATCTGGGATTTTAATCCTTCCCTCAATAATACTGACCCCCAACCTCTATGTGTTAAACAACATCAAACAGCTGATAATCTGTGCTTTTATCAGGTGAATAAGAGAACTAACTGCAATACAAAAGTTCTTCTGAAGAAAGACAATCCAGAGATTCAGCAATTAGCATCATGATTTCCAGTtaaaacagaacatttaaaaCACAGTACAAAGCAACCAGAAGCATCTCTGGGGAGAGAACTTGGATGCGTTAAGAGGGGGAAGCACAAACCTTAGCGTTTTAAAAAGCAGCATACACTACTGGTCTTTGTTCTGGTACAGATGTGAAAAGCTCACTGTAAGTGGCTCATGGTGAGTGACATAACATCTTAGTTTATAAACTGAACAAAGAACCAGGAGTATATAGATTGACTACATAAATCTTATTCCCTGGAAAAGTTCTCTTAGGATACCAGCGGGAATGAAACACATCAAGTGTCAAATGAGCAATGAGGAATCTTGCTGAAGGCAAGAACATTGTCTCCAAAGAAGGAATTCTTACCAGTTCGGATCTCTTCCTGATCTGTACCATTGACATAGTCTTGACTCACCAGAGAAGCAAAACAAGCCTGTGTGATCAAAAcatatcacaaaagaaaaaaatgtcattcaCACATCAAGACTCTTACTTCAGAGCAAGAAATAACTTCTCTTGATGTCACTCAGTAAGTTGACAGCTCCTGGGTTTGCATTCCCCTCTTAATTAGTGACATTATGCCACTGAAGAAACTTGGTAAATTGAGCCCATTAGGCCCACAAAGGGAGAGCCGGCCAATAGGCAGCCGGTATTTGCTGCCTGTCCCCCAAATCTGGTCTCTCCTACTGCTGCTCCTGCCCCCACTGTCTCACCAAGGCCTGGATCTCCGTTCCAGTCCCATCCGCAGCCCCTCCCTCTGATGACTTGTATCACCCAGTCAGGACTCGGGTCAATCGTCACCTCCTCATTGAGGCCATCCCTGTCTACTCTGTCTAAATGGCACTCTTCCTGCTCATGCTCTATCCTCAAGccctgttttattgtttttcactCAATTAACTGACATCGTGCCATTCTTTCAGTCCACACTGTTAGCTGTCCCCTACTAGCAGGTGGGAATTTTGCCTGTCTTTTTGCTTGGCACAAAGTGGATGCTCAACACATGTTCATGACTGACTGGACGGCCTAAGAGAAGGTGGTGTCACACAGACAAATGAGTCCCAAAGAGGGATTCAGCCAAGGAGTTCTGTGCATGGGCAACTCTCAGGAAATGCACAAAGGAGGGCTACTGCAGGGCAGCAGGGCCAGAAAGAGAGCCAGATGGGAGCTGGGGAGCAGGACTCAGAAAGGAAACCTCAAACCTCAGGAAAGCACAGACCTGCTAGTAAGCAAACTACATTTGGTGTGAGGCAGGCAAGTTTAGGCCCAAATTCAGGCCATCAATCAGATGTGAAAAAGGCCCTTCTCCTGCCTGCAGTTGCCCCCATCTgatctacaaagaaaaaaaaaaaaatcaaaggatttCCCCTGAAGAAATCCTGTAACAGTCAAGAAGTCAAAAAAGACTGCCCATTCTGTGTATTACTTTGAAAGGTGACTCCTGTTGGATCTGACATGTAGGTGGGGTACACCTGCATTGTGAAACCGGTGGCTCCTTGAAAACATCTCATCCGGAAAGCCAACCAGTCACAAACTGGCAAAGAAAGCTGGGGCTGCTCCCCCAGAACCAGCAGGGCCACCAGACAGGGTGGGAGGAAACCTGATTTCAGAATTAGTTCCTTCTTCCCCTCtttaattagtaaataaataaacaaataaataaaataaatatatatgaatgatactcagctgaaaaaaataaaaacactaacttgaaaagatttCTGCACCCCCacgttcattgcagtattattcacaatagtcaaggtatacggaaacaacctaagtgtccatcaatggatgaatggataaagcagttgtggtatatatatacaacagagtattatttagccattaaaaagagaatgaaatcttgccatttgcaacatggatggaccttgagggtgtaAGTCAAATACTATATGATCGTACTTAAATGTGgaccttaaaacaaaacaaaaacaagctcaAAGATGATCAGAACACggtggtggttgccagaggcagaagATGGGGTGGGTGAAGTGGGTGAAGGGtgccaaaaggtacaaacttccagttataaataagtcaaaaggatgtaatgtacagcacagttaAAATCCTTtttaactatgtatggtgacagatattaactagacttaactgtggcaatcattttgcaatatacacaaatattaaaCCATTAgtctgtacacctaaaactagtgtatcaattaaacttcaattaaaataaaaaaaatcgcCCAGACTAGCAAGACACTGATGACCTCAACTATATCTAAGTTGTAGTTGTATGTGTACACGAGAGGGAGGAAACATTACATACTTGTATCATTACTGTTTTGGGCAATGTTCTGGATGATGCACCATTTGACTGTAACTATTCTGACttaaaacttttcatttgcaacagaAGTGAAAATGAGTTTTTGAGATATTTATTCAGAAATGTATAGAAAATACACAAGCTAGCCGAACAGTTGGGTGGAGAAGAAAATACTTGGTGGTCTACAAAAAGGAAATGCTTTTTAGAAGTACGCCCAGGACACAGCCTTTGCCTGGACAGTAAGGAGGCCCCAGTACTAGTCCTCATTTCCACAAAGCAAGAGTTTGGCTTAGGGCACTTTATTTCCCTctcttcagcctcagtttctccatccagGAGAGAAGGAGATGGTCTCTAAGGTTCCCTCCACAATGAAAGTGCATGATCTCAACAAACTTTCCATCAAAGATCACTTCTGGAGCAACTAGAAAGCTAGTCACCACAGGGGTGGCatccaaacagaaataaaaagggggGAAGCAGGTTGAAAAATGAGCCACTGGAGGTTATGGAATAGAAGTCCACACAGACCATGAGGGAGGAAACAGGAAACGAAAATGGGCTTTGAGCTGAGCCTTGAGAGAAGACCAGGTGGGGGATCCAGGGAGCACCCCTTCCACTCCCTTTCACCTGGCTAATTCCAAATGCCCGTTCGGGTTTCACCTTCTCCGGAAAGCCTTCTTTGTCAGCCACGCCCAGATGTGCTCTCAGAGCATCCCAGGTTTCCTGTGTCAGAGCACTGATCCCGCAGCATGGCAACGGTCTGCCATCTGTTTCCTCCACCGTACTGTCACGTGCTCCCTGAAGGCCAGCACtgttttctccatattcttagcGCCCAGGACAGAGCCTGACACACAACAGGCTCCTTCACTGATTGGCAAATATTCATGAAGCACTTGCTATCTACCACCACTGGATTAGCACCACAGATACAATGAGAGGAGGCAAAACAGGTGGTCTCTGACTTCATGGAGCCTGGTATAGTGTAAGTGCTACAAAGAGAGGCAGGGCAGGGTCAATGGGGAAGTGATGGTGAGCTGAAGGAGGGACCcagaagccaaaaaagaaaacaaaggacacGTGCAGAAAAAGTGTCCTGTGGCCAGAGTAAGAAGAAATGGGTCTGGTGCAGAGACTGGAACACGCAGAGCTAGAGACACGACAGAGCCTCTTGGTCTTACTGCAACAGCCACAGGCAGCcgctgaaggattttaagcattAGCGGGCCGCTGGTCAGCTCTGCCCAAGACTTCTTTCTACAGGGCCAGTCCTTCAGCAAGCGCTCCTGACGAGGGTCACCCCACCTCAAAGCTAGATGCTGCTCTAAAGGTTACCTGTCCCTTTCCTTTACAGCTTAGCACCACCCGAAAGGTGTCTCATCTTTTTCCCAGGCAGAACgtatttctgtatcttttaaatCAGTTATCTCCAAAGTTTCGACTGTAACCCCGTATCAACAAAAGCATTTTGTCCATGCATCCCCAATACCGCGTTCACTTACAAGCTCTATTTATGTACTACTGTGCATACATACAGGCTCCCTTCTTTCCTGCACATATACAGTATAAAAGTTCCACGACTAGGATCTGAAATGTAGAGAAGGTAACTCCAACTAcaagttattttatttccaaacattAATGGCTCATCTTCCACTTTAGAGATGTCTGGAAGCCACCCTATTTTGAAGCACTGATTTTTCCTCTCCTTATTCTCCATCTTTTTCGCTATAGGGTTAACTGCTTGAGCAGAACTCTGAATATGGGTCACCTCTGCCTCACTCCCTACCCACcagctttcctccttcctcagccctTAGTACCGTTTTCCGCACAGTAACTTTCAAATAAGTCCATTTCAGTTCCAAAAGTCCCATTACTCTAGGACAGTTTAAGGGTGGAGCCCAGGGGAAATGATACGGGACGTAGCAGGGGATGGCTACGCTCGGGAAACAATTAGCCCGTACTAAACACGCAGGGACGCGGGAAAGGGTACTCAGGGATGCGACCAAGAATGGGGTGGGGCAGGAACAACCCACTGGAACCCAGAAGGGTCCCACAGTTGGAGGACACCTGCCAATCAGTTTACGCATCTCCGCCAGCGGACTAGCAGAGAACTCCCGCCACCACGCAAAAAAGAGACTAAAGCAAGCGACTTACGTTGTCTGAGCCTATTTCCCCATTTGTAAACCGGGTGAAGTGATTGTGGAAGGGGATACCTGCGCACGCGCAGCGTACGTTTCAGGAAAGAAGGGAGCCCGGGAACCCAGACGCCAACGTCTCATCTTACCTCGAAAGATGACTCCAACTCGTCCACCAAGGTACTGTTAGAAGTTCTCGGGACGCCTGGCGTGGCCTGAAGAAGCGAAGCCTGGCCTAGGAGTCCCGGCGGGGGTGGTGGGGGTCCGGGTGGCTGCCCGGAGAACATACCGCCCAGCGGAGCCGCCATTTCTAAAATGGCGGTGAGAGATCCACTGCGCCTGCGCGGAGCTGGCGGCGCGGGTCACGTGACATGCCCAGCCACGTGACGATGCCCCGCGACCCTAGGCGTCTGTCGCGCAGCACAGGAAGCCGCTTATTCGGTGATCTCGTCCCCTCTTCTTTCCTGACACGCAGGTCTCctggcttttattattatttttttcttaatttgacaATTGAAGGCTTTAATAGCGTTTGACACAGCAGTGTGGAGAGGAGACTCAACGACTACCGTGGAGCGAGCCCTCGCGCGGGAGTCAGGATATTCCCAGCCCCGCCTTTGCCCTTAACTGTTGAAATGACGGGCCCTGGCGCTTTCCCTGGGCTCGGTTTTCCCGTTGATAGAAGAAGGGAGGTACTCATCCatccacaaacatttactgagagttTACTGTGTACCTGTCACTAATCCGGTCCCCGTGGGTGTAGCGGGAATAAACAGGAAATATTTGCCTTAAATTCTCTCTGGGGAGAGACAGGTAATGAAAAAGATTAACATTGTTGaggctccctctctctctgtgccGGGCACTATTCGCTTTAGATATTTATGGTTACATCACAGGGAAAGTCACTatgctagtcttttttttttttttttaactcttgctTATTCATCTTTTCAGAgctaaacatttttttcactgtatttaaTTTTACAGTTATCATCCACCACATTTGTTGAGCCTTCCCTGTCCCAGGCTCTGTTTAATGATCTGAGGGTTACAGCGATCACTTCTAAGTCTCTGCCCTTGGGGATTTTACTGTTGTTTTGTGAGAGCTGgataaacacatacatatgctGAGCAATGTCATGTAGAGAGAAGTGCCAAGAATAATGAAGTCCAGTAAGGGAATGGCTAGTGACGGATTTGAGATGGGTGAtggaggcctctctgaggagatCTGCATTGGAGTGACTGGAGTAAAATTCATTTAGGAAAGTTCTCTAGACCGGGTTTGGGGGGTGGGTGCTGAAGAAGGCACCTGCCTGGCATATGTAAGGAGCTACAGAAAAGCCAGCAGGGCAgggcagaagcagagaaaaatcagaGTCTTCCCCTTGCCAATCAGATCTCAAATCAGAAGTCACCTGCACAGCATCAATTTCATTAGACCCACACTCACAGCCACTTCAACctgtttgtttgattttctttacaATACTTAGTTACCTGAAATTATcttgtttacttttcttcttcattgACTTAAGTTgccttgcacacacacacacaacacatcaactggaaaacaagctTTGTGTAATCAGTGCTTGCCTGTTTTGTTTCACCTGTATTCCCAACACccagaactgtgcctggcataaagtagacataataaatatttgttaattgaaCAAAAATGGAATGCCAAGAAGGAAGTAGTTACTGCAGCAGGTCTCAAACTTTTTTGGACCCCTTCACACTCCTAAAAAATTGTTGGActccaaatatttttgtttttgtggggtaTGTCGGGCAATATTTacctatcaaattaaaaaaataggtaaaatattTGCCTATTAAAAccgagtattttaaaaatatattactttaaaaataggcccattatatgttaacataaataatattttaattaaaaatgtaacttttatgAACCCAAAAATAGTGGAGTGGAACCGTGAGGCTGCTTGAATTTTGAATTTCCTATTTCAGGTATAGTGTTCTAATCCACCACTGTTTTGGATTTGGTGCTCTTCGAAAGCCATGCCTCTCCAAGCCATGCTTTGTCTTCACTGATGACAGATGCAGATGGTACCACCTGCCTCTGGAGCATGGTTCTAAGGATCTGCCAAGCGTTTGTGGAATACTTGGTAGCCAGACACTTGCAATGGCAACTAAATTTCATCTCAGCCAGATTAGATAGGCCCAAGAATCCAGGGCTAACCCATACCTTTTGTTTCCCACACTCTAGTAAATACAAGAGTTCTactgttgttttatttataaaaagtcTTTGATAGAATGCCTTCTGTCAAATCCCTAGTCTTCTGACTCACACAGaagaaatctaaaattttttagtttcccTTCACAAGCCGGTAGTTCCACCTCTCCATTTCCATCTTTCCTGCCGAAGTAGCTTCAGGATACGCTTACCCAGAGGAACCTGCGTTTACACACTCTTCCTGCCTGATTTTAATGCTAATAAATAACATGGATATGCATATCCATTGCCATTCCTTCTGTATAAGCCAGTTTAGGCACATAATGTCCTCTTATAtgtcaagtttttaaaatattaaatattaaaaatatctccAATAAAGAGCTTTCCCTGTCAAACGTTTTCaaagtcttaaaagaaaaaagacatagaTCCTATTTGTGGGTAATTTGATTTACACAATACAAATGTGGAAAGGGAAAAGCTTTCTTCTTAATCTGAACAAATGGAATTTTTACTGGTTGTAGTTTCAGGTGGTAAGCAAATAGTTTACCCATTGACAGTCCCTTTTGTGGTCTTATTTCAGTATTTCAAATAAATTCCACATCCATTCAAGTCACTGAACTGAAAGAAAGCATTACAACAATTAAGAATGCCAGCTCTGGAGGCAGACTGCCTGGGCCTAAATTTCTGCTCTCCCACTTACTCGCTTGGTGACATCATTGGCATGTTGCTAACCCTCTCTTGTGcttcattttttcatctgtaatatgaggataatagtacctgcctcacaAAATCAAAAGCTCATCACTGAGTGCCCCAAAATTATTAACATTGAGAAAATACCTGTATCACTGTGCCCCAACTTAATGACTTCGTTCATATAAAATAGCCAAAAGAGACAAGTTACATTATAGCATCACTGGGTTTATGGTAATATGTAAGTAAATACCAGAGCCACAGCAGAGAGCGCAGAAAAGTTGGATTTATTGTTTCTGACAATTGCACAGCAACTTTTAGTTTGTTCATATTCCCAGCATCACAAATCTGAAATACAGTTTTGCTCCTCAGTTACAAACATATACTCTGAAAAGTGATTAGGtagcttttaaaaagtcatcatttcATAGAGGATCTTAAAAATCTTTGTCAAGCAAGATATTAACTTTACCTTTCTAAATCTctgcataaaatgaaaaaaaaaaggcatacaaattTCATTTTGCTCTATGTTTTTAAATACCATCCTTTGTTTCCCTTAAAAGATTTTTATCTATTCCTTCAAAAGTGTTCAGAAGCTCTCTTGCCCATTTAAGACAGAATGAAGGACTTTCAGAGCACCTGAACTAAGCACTGTCTTGACTGAACCGAAGCAGAAACTCGATCAGGGTCCTCGTGGGCCTCCCAGCCATGCCTTTGCGCAGGTATGGAACCTCATCTTTGTTGGTCATCACACCTGCTATGTCTAAATGCGCCCACTTAGGATGAGTCACAAATTCTTTCAGGAAGGCTGCAGCTGTACACGCTCCTGCAGATCtaaagacagagacaaaaatcACTATTTAACCCCAGGTAAATGTGcactaaacattttattaagatCCTCCATCCTTGCCAGGTGGCTTCTATGACCAGAGAGCAAAGTCAAAGTTAATGAGACCTATTAAGAAAACCCAGAAATCACTTTCAGGATATTTATCTTTAGACATAGCTTTAAGCAGTAAAGGATAAATGCTGTTTCCTCTGGTAATGACCATTTTGTCCATCTCCTTCCCTTACATTTTGCTTAAAATGACCTTTAGATTTGAAAACATGCCAAATTTTGTGAACCAGTTGGGAAATAccttgaaaataaaagagaaatgaatgctTACGAGCACTTCGGCATAAGGAAATCTGGATAGCTGAACATTTTGTGAAAAGggtttaaaattgaaaacagtcATTTTGGCAACCAATGATGACTGTAAAAATGTCCTTTTATAGCCCACTCCACATACCTGTATTTCCCAATGTTATTAACATCAGCAAGCTGGCATTCTACGACCTGTTTTGTGTAATGTTCAAAGAGAGGCATCCTCCAGACACGGTCTCCCGTCTCAATGCTGGCCTGGAGAACAAACAGTGAAGCTACACAACAGATTCCAGAGTCATTCCAGTTAATCAAAAGATTTTCTTGTGAATTATAAACGAAACCAAGGATGTTGTAAAAACAGTCCCACTAATTTGTAGAGCATTTGCTAAAATCATCAAGCTAATATTATTGGTCTCAGTCAAATTAATAAGCTGGTATCCTATAGTGCAGACAAGCTTTGCTGGTTTGATTAGGGTGAAACAGTCTTTGTGACGTTTGTGGCCTCAGTGTGCAGGGGAAACACATGCCTGGAACTGCACCACAGAAAGCCAGATCCTAAGACAAAATGACCTCGTTACTTTGTGTAATGACAGATGTGGGAGACTGCTGTTTGGAAGAGGCTGGCTGGGAACAGGCTCCAAGGAGGCACAGAGAACCACAAAGGTGTCCTTCTTACTGCCTGCTGAGGATCCCGGGCTTCCCTACTTGACTCATGACACGTATACATTTAAAGGCCATTCCTTCCTTTAAAAAGCTGTCCTCTTAACCTTTTCTACATCAGGGACTCGACAGTATGGCCACAGTATTTGTAAGTCATTTCCCCGTAATTCTGaggctcctggaggagggggcatgtGGCATCACACCCGTAATTTTGGAACATTTATAGAAAACCACACTGAACCAAGTTTACTGCATTTTCATTTCAAAGGCAAATCTACAACATAAAAATCACAAACACAGggttgaaaaaaatgaagcctTCCAAGGCTAGAAGAATTAAATCATCTCCTTCATTTAGGTCTCTATGCATTATTCCTACCTCAAATAGTTTGTTCCACAGCCAGGAAGAATTGGTGAAGACCCCAGTGGCACCAGACCCCAAAGCTATGTCCATGGCACCTGCAAGACACAGCCCTCTGGTCAGCGTTCAGTCTCTCCATTTACGTGACTCACTTTATCGTGATATTCACTCTCGTGCAGTGGTCTGGAATCAAATCTGCAATGTCTCTGAGTGTGAACATGTCATAATTTACTTACTAATCCATATTTAGGcatctctaatttttttaatatttttaatcacatctcagtaattATCTCCTACAAGACTTTCATcatgtttttctgtttcatctttgTTTCCTTCCCCAAGTGTGTCCCACTGGctgatttctcatttaaaatgaacacgttaaaagaaaaaaatcaagttataaaattcagatttttcagGTTCTCCCGAGCACACTCTTGAATGCCAGCAGCCAGGCGCAGCAGCCCAGCACCATCTCCAGTGGTTTCGGTATCATTTTCGGGCAGTTTCATTTGTGATCTGC
The nucleotide sequence above comes from Camelus dromedarius isolate mCamDro1 chromosome 1, mCamDro1.pat, whole genome shotgun sequence. Encoded proteins:
- the MED28 gene encoding mediator of RNA polymerase II transcription subunit 28, which gives rise to MAAPLGGMFSGQPPGPPPPPPGLLGQASLLQATPGVPRTSNSTLVDELESSFEACFASLVSQDYVNGTDQEEIRTGVDQCIQKFLDIARQTECFFLQKRLQLSVQKPEQVIKEDVSELRNELQRKDALVQKHLTKLRHWQQVLEDINVQHKKPAEIPQGSLAYLEQASANIPAPVKQT